One window from the genome of Malus domestica chromosome 01, GDT2T_hap1 encodes:
- the LOC103446373 gene encoding probable mannitol dehydrogenase, with translation MSQEILVAAEQAVKAYGWAARDSSGILSPFHFIRRTTGSNDISMKILYCGICHSDLHLAKDEMGLTIYPIVPGHEIVGQVTKVGSNVTRFQVGDIAGVGCMVGSCRSCDNCIQDLENYCPKIVWTYNKHHEDGSRTFGGYSDKLVVDQHFAVRIPDNLSLQGTAPMLCAGITVYSPMRYFGLMEAGKHLGVVGLGGLGHMAVKFAKAVGAKVTVISTSPNKKKEAMEQLGVDEFLISHDQEQLQAAMGTMDGIIDTVSAPHPLLSLTEMLKTNGKLILVGAPVQPPELPVFPLMLGRKLIAGSAIGGMKETQEMIDFAAKHNITADVEVIPMDYVNTALERVAKADIKYRFVIDVANTLNSPY, from the exons ATGTCTCAAGAAATATTAGTTGCAGCAGAGCAAGCAGTGAAAGCCTATGGATGGGCCGCTAGAGATTCCTCGGGAATTCTCTCTCCGTTCCACTTCATTAGGAG AACTACTGGTAGTAATGATATCAGCATGAAGATACTCTATTGTGGCATTTGCCACTCAGACCTTCACTtagctaaggatgaaatggGACTGACTATCTATCCCATTGTCCCAGG GCATGAAATTGTAGGGCAAGTGACAAAGGTTGGTAGCAATGTCACAAGATTCCAAGTAGGAGACATAGCTGGAGTTGGGTGCATGGTGGGTTCATGTCGCTCATGCGATAACTGCATACAGGACTTGGAAAATTACTGCCCTAAAATTGTATGGACCTACAACAAACACCATGAAGACGGATCGAGAACCTTTGGTGGATACTCTGACAAACTAGTAGTCGATCAACACTTTGCCGTCCGAATCCCAGATAACTTGTCGTTGCAAGGTACTGCTCCCATGCTCTGTGCCGGGATCACAGTATACAGCCCGATGAGATACTTTGGACTCATGGAGGCTGGTAAGCACTTGGGGGTAGTAGGGCTTGGTGGCCTTGGTCATATGGCCGTGAAGTTTGCAAAAGCTGTTGGAGCAAAAGTGACTGTAATAAGTACTTCTCCGAATAAGAAGAAGGAAGCAATGGAGCAACTTGGTGTTGATGAATTTCTGATTAGTCATGACCAGGAGCAATTGCAG GCTGCCATGGGTACAATGGACGGTATCATCGATACAGTTTCGGCCCCTCACCCTCTCTTGTCCTTGACTGAGATGTTGAAGACCAATGGAAAACTAATTCTGGTGGGTGCTCCAGTACAACCTCCTGAACTTCCAGTTTTCCCCTTAATGTTGG GGAGGAAGCTTATTGCTGGTAGTGCAATTGGGGGAATGAAAGAGACACAAGAGATGATAGATTTTGCTGCAAAGCATAATATCACAGCGGACGTCGAAGTTATTCCGATGGATTACGTCAACACCGCCCTTGAAAGAGTTGCCAAGGCTGATATTAAGTACCGCTTTGTCATTGATGTGGCAAACACTTTGAATTCTCCATATTGA